From Nicotiana tabacum cultivar K326 chromosome 22, ASM71507v2, whole genome shotgun sequence, one genomic window encodes:
- the LOC107824377 gene encoding mannan endo-1,4-beta-mannosidase 1-like has translation MSFTTTSCISGLLLLFLALTCEARVPKNANVGFIAVNGAHFELNGSSFLFNGFNSYWLMHVAAEPSERYKVTEVLKDASAAGLSVCRTWAFSDGGDRALQISPGVYDERVFQGLDFVISEAKKYGVRLILSFVNNWNDFGGKAQYVQWARNVGAQINGDDDFYTHPMLKDYYKNHIKKVITRFNTITKVAYRDDPTIMAWELINEPRNQADYSGKTINAWVQEMASFVKSLDKKHLLEVGMEGFYGDSVPERKQVNPGYQVGTDFISNHLINEIDFATIHAYTDQWVSGQSDEAQLAWMQRWVTSHWEDAKTILKKPLVLSEFGKSSRDQGYNLSSRDTFMSSVYRNIYNLAKEGGTMAGSLVWQLMAQGMENYDDGYCIVLGQNPSTTGIISGQSHAMTTLANRIE, from the exons ATGTCTTTTACAACAACGAGCTGTATTTCTGGCCTTCTGCTCTTGTTTCTAGCTCTCACATGCGAAGCTAGGGtcccaaaaaatgcaaatgtaGGTTTTATAGCAGTTAATGGTGCCCATTTTGAACTGAATGGATCCTCATTTCTATTCAATGGTTTCAACTCGTATTGGTTGATGCATGTTGCTGCTGAACCTAGTGAGAGGTACAAAGTCACTGAGGTTCTTAAAGATGCATCCGCTGCCGGTCTATCTGTTTGTCGCACATGGGCTTTCAGTGATGGAGGTGACAGAGCATTACAAATATCACCTGGAGTTTACGATGAACGTGTTTTTCAG GGTTTGGATTTTGTGATATCGGAAGCTAAGAAATATGGTGTTCGCTTAATCTTGAGTTTTGTGAACAATTGGAACGACTTTGGAGGAAAAGCTCAATATGTCCAGTGGGCACGGAATGTCGGGGCTCAGATAAACGGCGACGACGATTTCTATACTCATCCTATGCTCAAAGATTATTACAAGAACCACATCAAG AAAGTTATTACAAGATTCAATACCATTACAAAAGTTGCTTACAGAGATGATCCAACAATTATGGCATGGGAACTCATTAATGAGCCCCGTAATCAAGCTGATTATTCTGGAAAAACTATTAAT GCTTGGGTTCAAGAAATGGCAAGTTTTGTGAAGTCACTTGACAAAAAACACTTGTTGGAGGTAGGAATGGAAGGATTTTATGGCGATTCAGTTCCTGAAAGGAAGCAAGTTAATCCCGGTTATCAAGTGGGAACAGATTTTATCAGTAACCATCTTATCAATGAGATTGATTTTGCCACTATCCATGCGTACACTGACCAGTG GGTATCTGGACAAAGCGATGAAGCTCAATTGGCATGGATGCAAAGATGGGTGACAAGCCATTGGGAAGATGCAAAAACCATACTAAAGAAACCTCTAGTACTATCTGAATTTGGCAAATCTAGCAGAGATCAAGGATACAACCTTAGTTCAAGAGATACATTCATGAGTAGTGTATATAGAAATATCTACAATTTGGCAAAAGAAGGGGGAACCATGGCAGGAAGCTTAGTATGGCAACTTATGGCACAAGGAATGGAGAATTATGATGATGGTTATTGTATTGTTTTGGGACAAAACCCTTCGACTACAGGGATAATTTCAGGCCA